The following proteins are co-located in the Leptospira weilii genome:
- a CDS encoding alpha/beta fold hydrolase — protein sequence MKYTYIENQKVKLFLSYSETDSKNVILFIHGYPDTHKTWDLQIDSLKEKFRLGAIDLRGFGRSSKPLEQSEYNYAVILPDLVKAIDFLSKNSKVHIVGHDWGATLGWLFISDSKYSKYVNSFTAISGPHPWLAGKRMIDDLFSLNFDNWKKVVDQSFRSWYIWFFQIPILPELMWQNFGELIYKWIMDLGGVPKKDFLRKVNRNDIYSTTIAPINLFRELLFGRTVISAPSNIKIPVQLIIPQKDFIVLPEVYENTYDYVDNLEIHKLDSNHWVHREQPNVVTELIRKFVSKHSV from the coding sequence TTGAAATACACATACATAGAAAATCAAAAAGTAAAATTATTTCTCTCCTATTCGGAAACGGATTCGAAGAATGTTATCTTATTCATCCACGGATATCCAGATACTCATAAAACTTGGGACTTGCAGATCGATTCCTTAAAGGAAAAATTCAGGTTAGGTGCGATCGACTTAAGAGGTTTTGGAAGGTCCTCCAAACCTTTGGAACAATCCGAGTACAACTACGCGGTGATTCTTCCCGATCTTGTGAAGGCGATCGATTTTCTTTCCAAGAATAGCAAGGTGCACATAGTCGGTCACGATTGGGGAGCTACACTCGGTTGGCTATTTATTAGCGATTCGAAATATTCTAAGTACGTAAATTCTTTTACCGCGATTTCCGGTCCTCATCCCTGGCTTGCGGGCAAACGAATGATCGACGATCTATTCAGTCTCAATTTTGATAATTGGAAGAAAGTGGTCGATCAGAGCTTTCGTTCCTGGTATATCTGGTTTTTTCAAATTCCAATTCTCCCCGAATTGATGTGGCAGAATTTCGGTGAATTGATCTATAAATGGATCATGGACCTCGGCGGAGTTCCCAAAAAGGATTTCCTTCGAAAAGTAAATCGAAACGATATCTACAGTACGACAATCGCGCCCATCAATCTGTTTCGGGAATTATTGTTCGGTAGAACGGTAATTTCCGCCCCTTCCAACATCAAAATTCCCGTACAGTTAATTATCCCTCAAAAGGATTTTATCGTTCTTCCGGAAGTATATGAAAACACATATGATTATGTTGATAATTTAGAAATTCATAAACTAGATTCCAACCATTGGGTGCACCGAGAACAACCGAACGTAGTGACGGAGTTGATTCGAAAGTTTGTTTCCAAACATTCCGTATAA
- a CDS encoding class I SAM-dependent methyltransferase, with protein MSEKRSEKFNSLNDFGSPMAMFRNRLSRMSKHWKKWARKRNIECFRIYDRDIPQVPVSVDLYGPYCQISAYKNSYEISDETRERENAEIGRIVAETLNLDAGSIFWKKREPKKGKKQYEKQSEQSKLLEVKESGLRFYINLSDYIDTGLFLDHRITRDLIRKESKGKKFLNLFSYTGSFTVYAASGGATQSLSVDLSNTYLAWAEENLKLNGLSLTKHRLLRADVMEWLYNERKKSDREKYDLIVLDPPTFSNSKKMTGIFDIQKDHVEILNILYQDFALPGAVLYFSTNFRKFELSPTSILWNNPKDITKTTLPDDFRNQKIHFCWKMEKPV; from the coding sequence ATGTCGGAAAAACGATCCGAGAAATTTAATTCGCTTAACGATTTTGGAAGTCCGATGGCGATGTTTCGCAACAGACTTTCGAGAATGTCCAAACATTGGAAAAAGTGGGCTCGCAAAAGAAACATAGAATGTTTTCGAATTTACGACCGAGATATACCTCAGGTCCCCGTAAGCGTGGATCTTTACGGACCATACTGTCAAATCTCAGCCTATAAGAACAGTTATGAAATTTCGGATGAAACAAGAGAAAGGGAAAACGCGGAAATCGGGCGGATCGTCGCGGAAACGTTGAACCTCGATGCGGGTTCCATATTTTGGAAAAAGAGAGAACCTAAAAAGGGTAAAAAACAATACGAGAAACAATCCGAACAGTCGAAGTTGCTAGAAGTAAAAGAGAGCGGACTTCGATTTTACATAAACTTATCCGATTATATCGACACTGGGTTATTTTTAGATCATAGAATCACAAGGGATCTTATTCGCAAAGAATCAAAGGGAAAAAAATTCCTAAATCTTTTTTCTTATACGGGATCGTTTACCGTCTACGCAGCGTCAGGTGGAGCGACCCAAAGTTTAAGCGTAGATCTTTCCAATACGTATTTGGCTTGGGCTGAAGAAAATTTGAAGTTAAACGGACTCTCTCTTACAAAACATCGCCTACTCAGAGCGGATGTGATGGAATGGCTTTATAACGAAAGAAAAAAGTCGGACCGGGAAAAGTACGATCTGATTGTTCTCGATCCACCAACTTTTTCCAATAGCAAAAAAATGACGGGCATCTTCGACATACAAAAAGATCATGTGGAAATTTTAAACATTCTCTATCAAGACTTTGCTCTTCCCGGAGCCGTATTGTATTTTTCCACGAACTTTAGAAAGTTTGAACTTTCCCCAACGTCCATTCTCTGGAACAATCCGAAAGACATTACAAAAACGACCCTTCCGGACGATTTCAGAAATCAAAAAATTCATTTTTGCTGGAAAATGGAAAAACCGGTTTGA
- a CDS encoding TonB-dependent receptor plug domain-containing protein, with the protein MKINKLSFFYVLLFYVLCTFSLDIYAQNKTKEKEEGGIEVVGERDRPDFVRLKPEEINKMPGTFGDSLKAVFNIPGIAPIFQNYTNAGFQSAMATGLNPTAPNNKSPDISNSQRGFLVMRGAGTRANQFYYDGLPLIYPFHADGITSVLNNNAIRSLEIYSGTYSARYGFATGGVIAVEGFKKKNDSVVLNLNTFLVDGYVFKNISKNLNVNVSGRKYYPNYVLGRIPDLVPNQTFVSDYSDYQFRINWDIDNQNSITLSSFGTKDYRHPFAANKQYKPKYDSMESINDALIVDRNFRTDGVQYVWKPFEAVSNTMNISRSYFEERTQNSTYLLNTSQGALAALAQGLQKANTLGNNFSEDLRYFEDVMELNLFKKILKLRAGGQYRETVSSFQGKIIYINENPEFLKITNFILSNPNTSATLQGDRMVHRQIGYFSEMKFDYMGNVVSLGVRRDYHDLSDEWKTSPRLMFAKELDSTRTTFFGGTGKFFQAPTDVSYISKRMGNPSLKMEESQHSNFGIEQKFLSSYSVKLEGYKNTFDNLVVRDNFIYNSSAANINNLISGVNNQNTEFVSQRNLNYSNSMSGWSKGFELMIKKEIPEDSGFFGWISYTNSLTKRNRNQPVLNDTELQIHNELAKNHRTLYQDISKDYYTNVYDNGSIEVLKKNSKEEYYDLDRTHMLSIVGGWKYKDTWQIGTRIIHLTNYAYTPIVGSELTPVNSVNLYTPVYSRDLRSARLPSYNQIDIRFDRFITTSWAKLDLYLEIINLTGNRIAVSNTLYNTLAPYLPGRNPATGYINQNGLDVGKTKIPMFNFGIEMRF; encoded by the coding sequence TTGAAAATAAATAAACTTTCTTTTTTTTATGTACTCTTATTTTACGTTTTATGTACTTTTTCTTTGGATATATACGCTCAAAATAAAACAAAAGAAAAAGAAGAGGGAGGGATCGAAGTAGTAGGCGAAAGAGATAGACCGGATTTTGTTCGATTAAAGCCGGAAGAAATTAACAAAATGCCCGGTACATTCGGAGATTCTTTAAAGGCGGTATTCAATATTCCGGGAATTGCACCTATATTTCAAAATTATACGAACGCTGGCTTTCAATCTGCAATGGCAACCGGATTGAATCCGACCGCTCCCAATAATAAAAGCCCGGATATTTCCAATAGCCAGAGAGGATTTCTAGTGATGCGAGGAGCGGGAACTCGAGCCAATCAATTTTATTACGACGGTCTTCCTTTAATCTACCCATTTCACGCAGATGGGATCACTTCCGTTTTGAACAATAATGCGATTCGTTCTTTGGAAATTTATTCGGGTACTTATTCCGCCAGATACGGATTTGCGACAGGCGGAGTCATTGCCGTCGAAGGATTTAAAAAGAAAAACGATTCCGTTGTTCTCAATCTAAATACTTTTTTGGTGGACGGTTACGTATTTAAAAATATATCAAAAAATTTGAATGTAAACGTGTCGGGGAGAAAATACTATCCGAACTACGTTTTGGGAAGAATTCCGGATTTAGTACCGAATCAAACGTTTGTTTCCGATTATAGCGATTATCAATTTCGGATCAACTGGGACATCGATAATCAAAACTCTATCACGCTTTCTTCTTTCGGAACGAAAGACTATCGTCATCCTTTTGCCGCGAACAAACAATACAAACCTAAGTATGACTCGATGGAAAGCATCAACGATGCTTTGATTGTTGATAGGAATTTTCGAACCGACGGAGTTCAATATGTTTGGAAACCGTTTGAAGCCGTTTCTAATACTATGAACATATCAAGAAGTTATTTCGAAGAAAGAACTCAAAATAGTACTTATCTTCTTAACACTTCTCAAGGAGCTCTCGCCGCTTTGGCGCAGGGATTACAAAAAGCGAATACTCTCGGAAACAATTTTTCGGAAGATCTTCGTTATTTTGAAGACGTAATGGAATTGAACTTATTCAAGAAAATCTTAAAGCTTAGGGCGGGCGGTCAATATAGGGAAACCGTATCCAGCTTTCAGGGTAAAATAATCTACATCAACGAAAATCCCGAATTCCTTAAAATCACTAATTTTATACTTTCCAACCCGAACACATCCGCAACTTTACAAGGGGATAGAATGGTTCATAGGCAGATAGGATATTTCTCCGAGATGAAGTTTGATTATATGGGTAATGTAGTATCACTCGGAGTGAGACGGGACTATCACGATTTATCGGACGAATGGAAAACAAGTCCAAGACTTATGTTTGCGAAGGAGCTAGATTCCACTAGAACTACTTTTTTCGGAGGAACCGGGAAGTTCTTTCAAGCTCCCACGGACGTCAGTTATATTTCTAAAAGGATGGGGAATCCTAGTCTTAAAATGGAAGAATCCCAACATTCCAATTTTGGAATTGAGCAGAAATTTTTATCGAGTTATTCCGTAAAATTGGAGGGTTATAAAAACACGTTTGATAATCTAGTCGTTCGGGACAATTTCATTTACAATTCCTCCGCCGCCAACATCAACAATCTCATTTCCGGGGTTAACAATCAAAACACGGAATTTGTCTCTCAGAGAAATTTGAATTATTCGAATTCTATGTCTGGTTGGTCCAAAGGATTTGAATTGATGATAAAAAAGGAAATTCCGGAGGATTCCGGCTTTTTCGGTTGGATCTCCTATACGAACTCTTTGACAAAACGAAATAGAAATCAGCCCGTTCTCAACGATACTGAACTTCAAATCCATAACGAACTAGCAAAAAATCATAGGACTTTATATCAGGACATATCTAAGGATTATTACACTAATGTTTATGACAATGGGAGTATCGAAGTTCTAAAGAAAAATTCGAAAGAAGAATACTATGATCTCGATCGAACACATATGCTTAGTATAGTCGGAGGTTGGAAGTATAAGGATACTTGGCAAATTGGTACGAGAATCATTCATTTAACGAATTATGCATATACTCCGATTGTCGGATCGGAACTGACTCCGGTTAATTCCGTAAACCTCTACACTCCGGTCTATTCAAGGGACCTTCGGTCTGCGCGGCTTCCGTCGTATAACCAAATTGATATTCGATTCGATCGTTTTATAACGACGAGTTGGGCAAAGTTGGATTTATATCTTGAAATCATCAATCTTACGGGGAATCGAATTGCGGTTTCAAATACCCTTTATAATACGTTGGCTCCCTATCTTCCGGGTCGGAATCCGGCTACTGGATATATCAATCAAAACGGTCTTGACGTTGGTAAAACTAAGATTCCGATGTTCAACTTCGGAATAGAAATGCGATTTTAA
- a CDS encoding EAL domain-containing protein — translation MKEILDLSSNVNWDFSKPISALDKRVAQSLFSFNEKREAAQKMIAEFETVTPFSSPSEEDTRTFGSTLFKILTDILKTGDFHTEYQPILSLETGKVFAYEALARFYVEGESISPKFVFNELHQEVDLFFEFEKNLKRFQIRNRPQGKKLFLNLDPHVCKNRSQSIDWHELLSKERNIVCEIIENTDSTLIEDTRFCLDALKRSNIPVALDDVGGKRNLFCFDFLEYSKFIKFDKYWLDLFKAKAYYKNIVWGFLDFAREADILCILEGIETQEDLLIAAEMGFPLVQGFLFQSKNLMV, via the coding sequence ATGAAAGAAATTCTTGATCTGTCGTCTAACGTGAATTGGGATTTTTCGAAACCTATTTCAGCTTTAGACAAGCGAGTCGCTCAAAGTCTTTTCTCTTTCAATGAAAAACGTGAAGCGGCTCAGAAAATGATTGCGGAGTTTGAAACCGTAACACCGTTTTCTTCTCCTTCTGAGGAAGACACACGGACTTTTGGCTCAACTCTCTTTAAGATATTGACCGATATCTTGAAAACCGGGGATTTTCACACCGAGTATCAGCCTATCCTGTCTTTGGAAACGGGGAAAGTTTTCGCATACGAAGCTTTGGCACGATTTTACGTCGAAGGAGAAAGTATCTCTCCCAAGTTTGTTTTTAACGAACTACATCAGGAAGTGGATTTGTTTTTTGAATTCGAAAAGAATTTAAAACGGTTTCAGATCAGAAACCGTCCGCAGGGGAAAAAATTATTTTTAAATTTGGATCCCCATGTCTGTAAAAATCGATCGCAGTCGATAGATTGGCACGAGCTTTTAAGCAAGGAAAGAAATATCGTTTGTGAAATCATAGAGAATACGGACTCCACTCTGATCGAAGATACTCGATTCTGTTTGGACGCATTGAAACGGTCGAATATTCCGGTCGCGCTCGACGACGTGGGCGGAAAACGAAACCTTTTCTGTTTTGATTTTTTAGAATATTCAAAATTTATTAAATTCGACAAATACTGGCTCGATCTCTTTAAAGCCAAGGCATATTATAAAAATATCGTCTGGGGATTTCTGGACTTTGCGAGAGAAGCGGACATCCTGTGTATCTTGGAGGGAATTGAAACTCAAGAGGATCTTTTGATAGCGGCAGAAATGGGGTTTCCTTTAGTGCAGGGTTTTTTATTTCAATCCAAAAATCTTATGGTTTGA
- a CDS encoding sensor histidine kinase — protein sequence MPDLKPKIGKSLFPPVILKSGLSPKFFLNLLKEISPIVAIDDKRIILFANESFRKEFAGNSRNLMGKNLFRIFGLNPTDQEEMESNIKLSKKGMVQNQEFKKQKIYYGYSVFRFGESIGIILKNITENKRLERKIASLHTKLLQSQEEERIRLSRELHDGVGQTILAAKLNFQAYNRNPKVYGAQFDTGLLLIDKASQELRDIYTNLHPSTLREIGLEAAIRVLSSDLFPSMDVEADLDLNLKPDLEPTVANQVFRIVQEIFQNVIKHSQARKIYLKIHVKGRQLFLDAKDNGIGFQEKKARAKSPGFGLENIRRRVEDLNGKFKIESSSGKGTKFIVRIPLEKTKTHSPKKYETY from the coding sequence ATGCCGGATCTAAAACCTAAGATTGGAAAAAGTCTCTTCCCTCCGGTTATTTTAAAGTCAGGGCTTTCGCCTAAATTTTTTCTCAACCTTCTCAAGGAAATTTCCCCTATCGTCGCAATCGACGATAAAAGGATAATTCTATTTGCCAACGAATCCTTTCGGAAAGAATTTGCAGGAAATTCTCGCAATTTGATGGGCAAAAATCTGTTTCGAATCTTCGGTCTCAATCCGACGGATCAAGAGGAAATGGAATCGAACATCAAACTTTCCAAAAAAGGAATGGTTCAGAACCAAGAATTCAAAAAACAAAAGATTTACTACGGTTATTCCGTGTTTCGCTTCGGGGAAAGTATAGGAATCATTCTTAAAAATATTACGGAAAATAAAAGGTTGGAAAGAAAAATCGCCAGCCTTCACACCAAACTTTTACAATCTCAAGAAGAAGAGAGAATTCGACTTTCCAGAGAACTGCACGACGGAGTCGGTCAGACAATTCTCGCAGCCAAACTCAACTTCCAAGCATACAATAGAAATCCAAAAGTTTACGGTGCTCAGTTCGATACCGGCCTTCTTTTAATCGATAAAGCGAGTCAAGAACTGAGAGATATCTACACGAACTTACATCCTTCCACTCTTCGGGAAATCGGTTTGGAAGCCGCGATTCGCGTTTTGAGTTCGGATTTGTTTCCGTCCATGGATGTGGAAGCCGATTTGGATCTTAATCTAAAGCCGGATCTGGAACCCACGGTCGCAAATCAAGTTTTTAGAATCGTTCAGGAAATCTTTCAGAATGTGATCAAACATTCTCAAGCAAGAAAAATCTATCTCAAGATTCACGTCAAAGGAAGACAGCTGTTTCTTGACGCAAAGGACAACGGAATCGGTTTCCAGGAAAAAAAAGCAAGAGCCAAGTCCCCCGGTTTTGGACTTGAAAATATCCGCAGAAGAGTAGAAGATTTAAACGGTAAATTTAAGATCGAATCCTCTTCGGGAAAAGGAACTAAATTTATCGTCCGAATTCCTTTAGAAAAAACAAAAACACATTCGCCAAAAAAATATGAAACCTACTAA
- a CDS encoding response regulator: MKPTNTKIFLVDDHAILREGLKMILSGQTGFEICGESGDAEKALDQIGRLNPDLVITDISMPGLSGIDLVKNLRKHYPNIRIIILSRHDNREYVQKLLELGINGYVLKDDAGNDLLRAIEAVHKGETYLSPGITAHFLSGFVGSGKSGEENQDAKKAFSVLSDREREILKLVAEGNSNESIGKILGISPATVKVHRANIMKKLNLHKVADLVMYAIRAGLIES, from the coding sequence ATGAAACCTACTAACACAAAAATATTCTTAGTTGATGATCACGCTATTCTCAGAGAAGGACTTAAGATGATCCTTTCCGGACAAACCGGATTTGAAATCTGCGGTGAATCCGGAGACGCTGAAAAGGCTCTGGACCAAATCGGCAGATTGAATCCCGATTTGGTAATTACAGACATTTCTATGCCAGGTTTAAGCGGGATCGATCTTGTCAAAAATCTAAGAAAGCATTATCCGAACATTCGGATCATCATTCTTTCCCGACACGACAACAGAGAATACGTTCAGAAATTATTGGAATTAGGAATCAACGGTTACGTTTTAAAAGACGACGCCGGTAATGATCTCCTTCGAGCAATCGAAGCGGTTCACAAAGGAGAAACGTATTTAAGCCCAGGAATCACCGCCCATTTCCTATCCGGCTTTGTAGGTTCCGGTAAATCGGGTGAAGAAAATCAAGACGCCAAAAAAGCGTTTTCCGTTCTTTCGGATCGAGAAAGGGAAATTTTAAAACTGGTAGCCGAAGGGAATTCCAACGAATCCATCGGTAAAATTTTAGGAATTTCTCCGGCCACCGTAAAAGTTCACCGAGCGAACATCATGAAAAAGTTGAATCTTCATAAGGTTGCGGATTTGGTTATGTATGCAATCCGCGCGGGTTTGATCGAATCTTAA
- a CDS encoding DUF2461 domain-containing protein — MLRPSTLDFLKKLAKNNNKPWLEKNKDLFIEAKANFENLITELIVGLAKLNPSLAEVDPKKYIFRIHRDVRFSKNKEPYKTNFGASIGATGKDLGKPLFYIHVQPGGESFLAGGLYMPDSPTLKKVREYILEDSKSLKKIVQEKKFVKEFGGLADMKLKTAPKGFAKDHPDLEWIQYTSYIVEKRLKDEDLLTQNFIKNTIESYKILQSFLKYLNDALS, encoded by the coding sequence ATGTTACGTCCATCCACTCTCGACTTTCTCAAAAAATTGGCCAAGAACAACAATAAACCTTGGTTGGAAAAGAATAAGGATCTATTTATTGAGGCTAAGGCGAACTTTGAAAATTTAATCACGGAATTGATCGTAGGATTAGCGAAATTAAACCCATCCTTGGCTGAAGTAGATCCAAAAAAATACATCTTTAGAATCCATAGAGACGTTCGTTTTTCTAAAAATAAAGAACCTTACAAAACTAATTTCGGCGCAAGCATAGGAGCAACTGGTAAAGATTTAGGGAAACCTCTCTTTTACATTCACGTTCAGCCGGGAGGAGAATCTTTTCTCGCCGGCGGTCTTTATATGCCGGATTCTCCCACATTGAAAAAAGTTCGCGAATATATATTAGAAGATTCTAAATCTCTAAAAAAAATAGTTCAGGAAAAAAAGTTTGTCAAAGAATTCGGCGGACTCGCGGATATGAAATTGAAAACGGCTCCGAAAGGTTTCGCCAAAGATCATCCCGACTTAGAATGGATTCAGTATACGAGTTATATCGTGGAAAAAAGACTGAAAGACGAAGACCTTCTGACACAAAATTTCATCAAGAATACGATTGAGTCGTATAAAATCCTGCAATCGTTTCTTAAATATCTGAACGACGCCCTTTCCTAA
- the colA gene encoding collagenase ColA: protein MIKSIRCKMMLIFSMIFISLLGCGKQTNGSKNDRNFLATLFGITTQPTMKSVTRSVASLNEPVGFGFNQVERENSLNFDVRTDSKKRILIPTVEFSIPEHSKKTLQGIITSECIGSFVANLQPNEFVSFLRTHDLDCIDNFAWNYDQYSNSIYSQANMLAVVKQFNDLASSYNGTNDLKFLQLYRMFWAGFYLKSYYPSLPFDQNQISQALIDPLQTFGNSGNFLDPTEEAGEILHSFFVTANNAGIGDAVYSNIIAFFEITLQDQQRLTNSYWQNNALFAVFNLISRQTHPSFPQFLASIDAVLIDRLSELALNTNFNTDSQVWIIDNAIYDLNTIYKYLPVWRPTITLALTDALSTYPYLSEPYLWAVRGVTQNSDCVNLSIGQICLSTTKNSLKAVAFPNSYSFDDGIQVVYTPLSLASIQPLYHALKQVESQFFRLIEILAPVSGDPTDTISMYIYGSLRDYRVYHPFLFDMATNNGGIYIESDKSFYTYQRTSAESIYTLEELLRHEYVHYLVGRFIIPGMWGHGPVYANERLTWFDEGIAEFLAGSTPKEIRPRKALVSQIQHDGSSRMNVSQIVTAHYGDFKFYRYAGNFFQYLYTYKKDVLRDLIRALRDSNIAAFDSLVTQMSQDMSLNTSYQSYLNSLVLNVNTLTNPVTVAPDLANLSTNDPAVIQSIFRTTSTGHLAKCTTAAFRMNGRFSCRGMITGSLRSSPDWIAAWSELNSGINNLISTLETNGVNNFGSMSCGMGEIYFNKSSNQFYPLALYSCEGPLAFQTPISYSRPTQDQLDFRDTTFGVNSTCFTNPNPTLGTICNSSIATISFPKTATYDEMYRFLNWQFNDLKSEVFMMRPPLYKRMNCGLNSITTVIPNQTTGDKYLTATSTCSL, encoded by the coding sequence GTGATAAAAAGTATAAGATGCAAGATGATGCTAATCTTTAGCATGATTTTTATTTCGTTATTAGGATGTGGCAAACAAACGAACGGTTCCAAGAATGATCGTAATTTTTTGGCTACTTTGTTTGGAATAACTACGCAGCCTACGATGAAATCAGTGACGAGAAGCGTTGCTTCGTTAAACGAACCGGTAGGTTTTGGATTTAACCAAGTAGAAAGAGAAAATAGCCTAAACTTCGACGTAAGGACGGATTCAAAAAAAAGAATTCTTATTCCAACCGTTGAATTTTCTATACCTGAACATTCAAAAAAGACCCTACAGGGTATAATCACTTCGGAATGTATCGGAAGCTTTGTTGCAAATCTACAACCGAATGAGTTTGTTTCTTTTTTGAGAACGCATGATCTGGATTGTATAGATAATTTTGCCTGGAACTATGACCAGTATTCAAATTCGATTTATTCTCAAGCGAATATGCTTGCAGTAGTGAAACAGTTTAACGATCTTGCTTCTTCCTACAATGGTACGAATGATTTAAAGTTTTTGCAATTGTACAGAATGTTTTGGGCAGGCTTCTATTTAAAATCCTATTATCCATCCCTTCCATTCGATCAAAATCAGATCTCACAAGCTTTGATCGATCCGTTGCAGACTTTTGGAAATAGCGGCAATTTCTTAGATCCGACCGAAGAAGCCGGAGAGATTTTACATTCCTTTTTTGTAACGGCGAATAACGCAGGCATCGGAGATGCGGTTTATTCCAATATCATCGCGTTTTTTGAAATAACTTTACAAGACCAGCAGAGATTGACGAATAGTTATTGGCAGAACAACGCCTTGTTTGCCGTTTTCAATTTGATATCTCGTCAGACTCATCCTAGTTTTCCTCAATTTCTGGCGAGTATAGATGCTGTATTGATTGATAGACTATCGGAATTAGCTTTGAATACGAATTTCAACACGGATTCCCAAGTTTGGATCATCGATAATGCCATCTACGATTTAAATACGATCTATAAATACCTTCCTGTTTGGCGACCGACGATTACGTTGGCTTTGACCGATGCTCTAAGCACATATCCGTATCTTTCGGAACCATATCTTTGGGCGGTCAGAGGAGTGACTCAAAATTCAGATTGTGTGAATTTGAGTATTGGACAAATTTGTTTGAGTACAACTAAAAATTCACTCAAGGCCGTGGCCTTTCCGAATTCTTATTCTTTTGATGACGGTATTCAAGTTGTCTACACGCCTCTATCGCTCGCATCGATTCAACCTCTCTATCACGCTCTCAAACAAGTCGAATCTCAATTTTTTCGTTTGATAGAAATTCTCGCTCCCGTGTCCGGGGATCCAACAGATACTATCTCGATGTATATATACGGATCGTTGCGAGATTATCGGGTTTATCATCCTTTTCTATTCGATATGGCTACGAACAATGGTGGAATTTATATAGAAAGCGATAAGTCGTTTTATACGTATCAGCGCACTTCTGCGGAAAGTATTTACACCCTTGAAGAGCTGCTACGCCACGAATATGTTCATTACCTTGTGGGGAGATTTATAATTCCCGGCATGTGGGGTCATGGACCGGTTTATGCGAACGAAAGATTGACTTGGTTCGACGAAGGGATCGCGGAATTTTTGGCCGGTAGTACCCCAAAGGAAATTCGACCGCGTAAAGCCTTGGTTTCTCAAATCCAACATGACGGTTCTTCTAGAATGAACGTTTCACAGATTGTAACGGCTCATTACGGAGATTTCAAGTTCTACCGATATGCCGGTAATTTTTTCCAGTATCTCTATACCTACAAGAAGGATGTTTTGAGAGATCTGATTCGAGCATTACGCGATTCTAATATTGCGGCATTTGATTCTTTAGTGACTCAAATGTCTCAGGATATGTCGCTCAATACTTCGTATCAGTCTTATTTGAACTCTTTAGTTTTGAATGTAAATACGCTTACCAACCCGGTGACCGTAGCGCCGGATTTGGCAAATTTGTCCACCAATGATCCGGCTGTCATTCAATCGATTTTTAGAACGACTTCCACCGGACATTTGGCAAAGTGTACGACTGCGGCATTCCGGATGAACGGTCGTTTTTCTTGCCGAGGTATGATAACCGGAAGTCTTCGTTCGAGTCCGGATTGGATTGCCGCTTGGTCCGAATTGAATTCGGGAATTAACAATTTGATTTCAACATTGGAAACCAATGGAGTGAACAATTTCGGAAGTATGAGCTGCGGAATGGGTGAGATTTATTTTAACAAATCTTCGAATCAATTTTATCCTTTGGCGCTTTATTCTTGTGAAGGACCGCTGGCGTTCCAAACACCGATCTCTTATTCGCGTCCAACACAGGATCAATTGGATTTTCGAGATACAACATTCGGCGTAAATTCCACTTGTTTCACGAATCCAAATCCTACGTTAGGAACGATTTGTAACTCTTCGATTGCCACAATTTCGTTTCCAAAAACTGCGACGTATGACGAAATGTATCGGTTTTTAAACTGGCAATTCAACGATTTGAAATCGGAAGTTTTTATGATGAGACCCCCTCTTTATAAACGAATGAACTGCGGTTTAAATTCTATTACGACAGTCATCCCAAACCAGACGACCGGTGATAAGTATTTGACTGCAACTTCGACTTGTAGTCTATAA